The DNA segment GACCAATGCAAACAAGGTGTCATCCTTGCCACGCCCGACGTTATTCCCCGGGTGAACCTTGGTGCCGCGCTGGCGCACCAAGATGTTGCCTGCTTTTACGACC comes from the Romeriopsis navalis LEGE 11480 genome and includes:
- the rpmA gene encoding 50S ribosomal protein L27, with protein sequence MASKKGTGSTRNGRDSNAKRLGVKRYGGQVVKAGNILVRQRGTKVHPGNNVGRGKDDTLFALV